The proteins below come from a single Papaver somniferum cultivar HN1 chromosome 11, ASM357369v1, whole genome shotgun sequence genomic window:
- the LOC113323406 gene encoding uncharacterized protein LOC113323406, which translates to MRDHSASSSPKGEEIMNLLEINLISAQGLKQPSSNLGKRFQTYAITYIDPSFKLRTRIDKIGSENPTWNDKFFFKVPSNFVSLENSAISIEIYSVGVIKDQLIGTVRFLINNDRRLGLSNGKGKASGIPFFTALQIRRPLSGRFFGVLNVGFIMVNDEDLIKSPALIGVSGIGFRDLMGVNRNGNGKEKKPPRNRKSNKENENQENSGSGGGGGGGGGGDSSDADSTCSSSSNLFGSSSILKDLNWRKDLLMMGKNRRLSEGGVRLCGLMGFQRKIHLSPSDQNLYASSTSFDDDHSN; encoded by the coding sequence ATGAGAGATCATTCAGCATCATCATCACCAAAAGgagaagaaatcatgaatttacTAGAGATAAACTTAATCTCAGCACAAGGATTAAAACAACCATCAAGTAATTTAGGTAAACGTTTTCAAACCTATGCAATTACATACATAGATCCATCATTCAAATTACGAACAAGAATTGACAAAATCGGTTCTGAAAATCCAACTTGGAACGATAAGTTCTTCTTTAAAGTTCCGTCTAATTTCGTCTCATTAGAGAATTCAGCCATTTCGATTGAGATTTATTCTGTTGGGGTTATTAAAGATCAATTGATCGGTACTGTTCGgtttttgattaataatgatcggAGATTAGGGTTGAGTAATGGTAAGGGGAAAGCGAGTGGAATTCCGTTTTTTACTGCTCTTCAGATCCGGAGGCCACTGAGTGGGAGGTTTTTTGGTGTGCTGAATGTTGGATTTATTATGGTGAATGATGAGGATTTGATTAAATCGCCGGCGTTGATTGGAGTGAGTGGAATCGGTTTTCGTGATTTGATGGGGGTGAATCGGAATGGGAATGGGAAGGAGAAGAAACCTCCAAGGAACCGGAAGAGTAATAAAGAGAACGAAAATCAAGAAAActctggtagtggtggtggtggcggtggaggtggtggtggtgattcgtCTGATGCTGATTCAACTTGTTCTTCGAGTTCGAATTTGTTTGGTTCTTCTTCGATTTTGAAAGATCTGAATTGGAGGAAAGATTTGTTGATGATGGGGAAGAATCGGAGATTATCTGAAGGTGGAGTAAGATTATGTGGATTAATGGGGTTTCAGAGGAAGATTCATTTGAGTCCGTCGGATCAGAATCTCTATGCTTCATCAACTTCTTTTGATGATGATCATTCTAACTAA